A region of the Gallaecimonas mangrovi genome:
TCATATGCAGCGCCGCATATTGGTTAAGCAGCTGCATGTAGTCGGCCTTGGTTACCTGTTGCTGGTGGTCGTTTTCCAGCACGTTGGCCATGGCGGTAAGTACCTGCGTGGTTTGGTAAGGCCAAACCGGGCCGTTCCATTGGCATTCAGGCGCCCCTGTTGGGGCAAAGTAGCGGTACTGCTTCATGTAGTACTGGTAGTCGGGGGTAACGGTGCGAAGCCCAAAGCGGCCGGCAAAACCGCTGGCACTGAGCAGCCGCTGCCAGGCGGCCGCATATTTGGGCGTGTCTGGCACCAGGTTGTAAGTCCAGGGCACAAAGCCTGCCAGTTCCGGGCCACGGATAAAATCACCGTAATGCACAAACTGATTGTCTTCTTTATAGCGGTCGGCAAAGTGGCCAAGCTTTGGGTCCCAAAGCCGGTTAATGAGCTGGTTTTTTAGGGTGCTGGCGGTGTGTTGGTAGCGGGCGGCGGTGTTTTTATTGCCAGCCAAGGCGGCGAGGTGACTGATGGCCTCGGCGTTGGCCACCATGTAGCTGTTAATGGTCGGCCTGAAGGCAAAACCTTTAAAAAAGCCGTCTTTGCCGCCGGAGGCATCAATAGACGAAATGGTGTATTCGGTGGCATCGGCAATGGGCTCTACCCAATACAATCCTTGCTTGGCGTCAAAATGGTCTTGCCATTGGCGATAGATTTTTTCCATCGCTGGCAGCTGTTTGAGGATAAACGCCTTGTTGCCGTCAACCAAATAGCGCTGATAGCTGGCATCGGCAATGGCTTCGGAAAAGTGCCTGTCGTTGCCGCCGCTTTGGTACATGTAACGAATGTAATCGTCGGTGTAGCGGCGGTTGCGCAGCCAGCGGCCTTCTAAAATATGAAAGCCGGTGGCGTCGTTCAGGCTGGCATAGGGCTCACGTTGCCAGCCAACATCATCTAAAAACTCGGTTGAGATATAGCCTTTTGCCCCGAGATCGCGCTGGTGAGCACGAAACAGTTTCCAGCGGTAGTAATAAATGTTGACCAGCAGCGGGTTGGACGCTTCAAAAAAGGGAATGTTGTGTTCATACCAAGGGGCGTCTTGGCCAAACTGTTGCTGGGCGATGGCGCTTTCGTTGAGCACCGGTGTGGCATTGGCGCTGATAGCCGCTCCCCAGAGCGTCGCTGCCGCCAATAGCGATAACGGTTTTATGTTCATGATTTGCTGCATTCTTGTTTATTTGTATGAAGATTTATCATGCCTTTGTCTTAGCGCGATGAAAACCCCAATAGCTGTTTGCGCAGCAATAAAAAGCCCCGCTTTAGCGGGGCTTTTGGGGGGTTAAATTTCCCGTGGGTAGAGCGGCTGAATATCCACCGGCACATCGCCCAGGCTTTGATTAACGTGGCGCACCCCGTCGTCAATGTGGCCGTATTTGGCTAAAAAGGCTTTGGCCTTGTCGTAGTTACCGTCGCCTTGGATCACCACCACGTCTTGCACCAAGCCGCCAATGGCTTGCTCGAGCTTTTTAAAGTCGATGCGATAAAGGCCATTTTTTTGCAGGTTCAAGGCGCCATGGTCAACAAAGTAGCTGTATTGGTAGGCGGCACCAATGCCGTGCGCTTCGTGGACACCAAAGCGCATGGAACGGAACAGGCCGGCGGCGTAGGTGGCCAGCAGGTTTTGCTTCTCGCTGACAGGTAGCTCACCTTTTTTCATTAAAAACAGAATGTTGTAAGCACCCATTACATCGGCTTTGCCTTCTTCAATGCCTGAATAAAGCTCTTGAAGCTGCGCGGCAACGGTGGTGGCTTTACCGTTAACGGTGATGCTACCTGGGCCTAATGAGTGCGACATTTCGTGGAACAGGGTTTCGTAGCCAAAGTACTTTTGGTCCAGCAGTTTGGCTTGTTCTGGCACCAAAATGTGGGTGGCCATTGGTTTCATGATGCGCTCAAACTTGGCTGCCATCACGTTGTTTAACAAAACCTTTTTAGCACCTTTTGCTTCCCGTACCCGCTCGTCATTGGGCAAGTTAAAGGCGATGGTTTGCACCCCGGGTACGTTGTCGCCACCACCTTGAATTTGGTCGGCCACGGCAATGGGTGAGGCAAAGCCGCGCTTAAAGTTTTTGTAAAAGTCCGGTACCGGCAAGTTGGCTTCCATGTCGCGCAGGTACTTTTTAAAACGGTCAAGCTTGGCCGAGGCTTTTGGATCCTTGATGGTGACAAAGGCTTCGAAGGCTGTTTTGTAACCGAATAAACCGTCGGTGTAGGTTTCATAAGGGCCAATCGCCACTTCGATGGGGGTATCTTTTAAGTCCATCCAGGCGATTTCGGAAGCAAAATAGTCGTCGCTGCGAAAGGCTTTGGCGCGCAGCGTCAGGAAGTTTTTCAAGGAGGCATTACTGGTAATGCTGGCTGCTTCTTCCAGCAATTTTGCCGCTGGCTCCAGCCACTTTTTGTAGTACTTGGAATAAGGAATGGCGACCAGCTTGTTGCCACTGCGACGGATCACCGTGTATTCGCTGGTAAAGGCGGCCTTGTCTTCTGGGTGTTTGGCCAGCCAGGCGTTAAATTCCGCTTTGGTCATGTCGGCCGGGTAAAAGCCAGCGCCAGGCGGATTGGGGGTGTTGCCCCAAAAAGGGTGGCCAGCGGCAAGGCTGTCCCAGGGGCCAAAGTGCTCGTCGAACATATTGAGCAGCAAGGCTTTATCGGGCCGGTTGGACTGGGCAATGGCGGCGCGGGTTACCGGGTTTTGCTCATTGACCTGGCGAAGATAAATGTCGCTCATCAAATCGGCGGCCTTGATGAGTTTATTCACCACCTGCTTTTCTTCGGCGCTTAAAAAGGCGGTATTAACCTGCATCTTTACCGGCACAATTTTATTGCGCTGGGCTTGAAGGTCGTAGTGGCTATTGTCCGTTTCGGTGCTGGCTGAAAACGCCGGTGCTGCTATTAAACCGGCGACCAGAGCCATGGCGATAAGTGATTTTTTCACCAACATGTCCTCTTGTTTTGGGCCCCTGATACGGCGAGGGAGCCTGGGCGGCCCACAACATGGACTAATGCCTTGTTAATGTAAAGTAACTTTAACGTGAATTTAACGATTGAGCTGGCCAGCGGTGGT
Encoded here:
- a CDS encoding MGH1-like glycoside hydrolase domain-containing protein, with the translated sequence MNIKPLSLLAAATLWGAAISANATPVLNESAIAQQQFGQDAPWYEHNIPFFEASNPLLVNIYYYRWKLFRAHQRDLGAKGYISTEFLDDVGWQREPYASLNDATGFHILEGRWLRNRRYTDDYIRYMYQSGGNDRHFSEAIADASYQRYLVDGNKAFILKQLPAMEKIYRQWQDHFDAKQGLYWVEPIADATEYTISSIDASGGKDGFFKGFAFRPTINSYMVANAEAISHLAALAGNKNTAARYQHTASTLKNQLINRLWDPKLGHFADRYKEDNQFVHYGDFIRGPELAGFVPWTYNLVPDTPKYAAAWQRLLSASGFAGRFGLRTVTPDYQYYMKQYRYFAPTGAPECQWNGPVWPYQTTQVLTAMANVLENDHQQQVTKADYMQLLNQYAALHMMNNQPDLQEDYDPDNGKVIVGLDRSHHYFHSGFNDLIISGLVGVRPSGTNRLTVSPLVPTDGPEALRYFALQSLPYHGHLLSVVYDRDGKHYGSKGLRVYVDGKKAAERQTLGPLTLTINQAKLAAYSAPIDQLVQLDKKGYPKLSASQNTDINALHQAVDGRVWFFPELANGWDAKAEGEKPAWYQLDFAKPRHLSGTELSFFAADKGYSAPNAYRVEAWIGGKWQTLAEHQAPVAGGINHDHFQAVTTQKLRLQFRLAPQKTMRLVEIKAFD
- a CDS encoding dipeptidyl-peptidase 3 family protein, which produces MKKSLIAMALVAGLIAAPAFSASTETDNSHYDLQAQRNKIVPVKMQVNTAFLSAEEKQVVNKLIKAADLMSDIYLRQVNEQNPVTRAAIAQSNRPDKALLLNMFDEHFGPWDSLAAGHPFWGNTPNPPGAGFYPADMTKAEFNAWLAKHPEDKAAFTSEYTVIRRSGNKLVAIPYSKYYKKWLEPAAKLLEEAASITSNASLKNFLTLRAKAFRSDDYFASEIAWMDLKDTPIEVAIGPYETYTDGLFGYKTAFEAFVTIKDPKASAKLDRFKKYLRDMEANLPVPDFYKNFKRGFASPIAVADQIQGGGDNVPGVQTIAFNLPNDERVREAKGAKKVLLNNVMAAKFERIMKPMATHILVPEQAKLLDQKYFGYETLFHEMSHSLGPGSITVNGKATTVAAQLQELYSGIEEGKADVMGAYNILFLMKKGELPVSEKQNLLATYAAGLFRSMRFGVHEAHGIGAAYQYSYFVDHGALNLQKNGLYRIDFKKLEQAIGGLVQDVVVIQGDGNYDKAKAFLAKYGHIDDGVRHVNQSLGDVPVDIQPLYPREI